One part of the Phacochoerus africanus isolate WHEZ1 chromosome 7, ROS_Pafr_v1, whole genome shotgun sequence genome encodes these proteins:
- the LOC125130352 gene encoding olfactory receptor 6C2-like, producing MRNRTITTFILLGLTDDPKLQVLIFIFLFVAYMLSLTGNLTIITLTFVDSHLKTPMYFFLKNFSFLEISFISSCIPRYLYSIATGDKVITYNACAIQVFFTDLCGVTEFFLLAVMSYDRYVAVCKPLHYVTIMSSRVCGILISSCWMAGLCVLIPPLSLGLNLKFCDSNRIDHFGCDAFPLVKISCSDTWLMEQTVIICAVLTLNMTLTCVVLSYAYIIKTIFRFPSVQQRKKAFSTCSSHMIVVSITYGTCIFIYMNPTAKGEVTIKKVVSLLIFSFSPTLNPFIYTLRNNQVKKAFKDSIKRIALLSTKQKK from the coding sequence ATGAGAAACCGAACAATAACAACATTCATCCTGCTGGGACTCACAGACGACCCCAAGCTACAGgttctgatttttatctttctatttgtaGCCTACATGCTGAGTTTAACTGGAAACCTGACCATCATCACACTCACCTTTGTGGATTCCCACCTGAAAACACCCAtgtactttttcttaaaaaatttctccTTCTTGGAGATCTCATTCATATCTTCTTGCATCCCCAGATACCTATATAGCATAGCAACAGGTGACAAGGTCATTACCTATAACGCTTGTGCCATTCAAGTGTTTTTCACTGACCTCTGTGGAGTAACAGAGTTTTTTCTCCTGGCCGTCATGTCCTACGACCGCTACGTGGCCGTCTGCAAACCCCTGCATTATGTGACCATCATGAGCAGCAGAGTCTGTGGGATTCTCATCAGCTCTTGTTGGATGGCTGGTCTGTGTGTTTTAATCCCACCACTTAGCCTGGGTTTAAATCTGAAATTCTGTGATTCTAACAGGATTGATCATTTTGGCTGTGATGCGTTTCCCTTAGTGAAAATCTCATGCTCAGACACATGGCTCATGGAACAGACGGTTATAATCTGTGCTGTGCTGACCCTGAATATGACTCTCACTTGTGTAGTTCTGTCCTATGCCTACATCATCAAGACAATTTTTAGGTTCccttctgtgcagcaaaggaaaaaagcctTTTCGACCTGCTCTTCCCACATGATTGTGGTTTCTATCACCTATGGAACGTGCATTTTCATCTACATGAATCCTACAGCAAAGGGAGAAGTGACTATTAAAAAAGTGGTTTCActgctcattttttctttttcacctactTTGAATCCGTTTATTTATACTTTGAGAAACAATCAAGTTAAGAAAGCCTTTAAAGACTCAATCAAAAGAATTGCCTTGCTCtcaacaaagcaaaagaaataa
- the LOC125131688 gene encoding olfactory receptor 6C2-like — protein MMRNHTRLTTFILLGLTDDPQLQALLFIFLLVTYMLSVTGNLTIISLTLVNSQLKSAMYLFLQNFSFLEISFTTVCIPRFLYSMSIGDKTITYNACASQLFFVIFFGSTEFFLLAIMSYDRYVAICKPLHYVTIMNSRVCRRFVLSCWAGGLFIIIPPLSLGLNLEFCDSNVIDHFLCDASPTLKISCSDTWFIEQMVIACAVMTFIMTLVCVVLSYVYIIKTILRFPSAQQREKAFSTCSSHMLVVSITYGSCIFIYIKPSAKEEVDINKGVSVLTTSIAPMLNPFIYTLRNKQVKQAFSYSVKRMAFFSKK, from the coding sequence ATGATGAGAAACCATACAAGACTCACGACATTCATTCTGCTGGGACTGACTGATGACCCACAACTTCAAGCTCTCCTATTTATCTTCCTGCTTGTCACCTACATGCTGAGTGTGACTGGCAATCTGACGATCATCTCCCTCACCCTAGTGAATTCTCAGCTTAAATCTGCCATGTACCTTTTCCTCCAAAATTTCTCCTTCTTAGAGATCTCATTCACTACAGTCTGTATTCCCAGATTCCTTTATAGCATGTCTATCGGAGACAAGACCATTACTTATAATGCCTGTGCTAGTCAGCTATTCTTTGTCATCTTTTTTGGATCAACAGAATTTTTTCTCTTGGCCAtcatgtcctatgaccgctatgtggccatctgcaaacccctgcaTTATGTGACCATCATGAACAGCCGAGTCTGCAGAAGGTTTGTCCTCTCCTGTTGGGCTGGAGGCTTGTTCATCATAATCCCTCCACTTAGCCTAGGCTTAAATCTGGAGTTCTGTGACTCTAACGTCATTGATCATTTTCTCTGCGATGCATCACCTACCCTCAAGATCTCTTGTTCAGACACATGGTTCATAGAACAGATGGTTATAGCCTGCGCCGTGATGACCTTCATCATGACCCTTGTGTGTGTGGTTCTTTCCTATGTATACATCATCAAGACAATCCTAAGATTCCCCTCCGcccagcaaagggaaaaggcttTTTCCACCTGTTCGTCCCACATGCTTGTTGTATCCATCACCTATGGAAGCTGCATCTTCATTTACATTAAGCCCTCAGCAAAGGAAGAAGTGGACATTAATAAGGGTGTGTCAGTGCTCACCACTTCCATTGCCCCAATGCTAAACCCCTTTATATATACCCTGAGGAACAAGCAAGTGAAGCAGGCATTCAGTTATTCAGTCAAAAGAATGGCATTCTtctcaaagaaatag
- the LOC125130353 gene encoding olfactory receptor 6C2-like — translation MPGYPFMTLNLVLRTARCPGQAGAGGEKAFSIAGAVPATASPARSVARSLSATCRFGGIRPHTHFRTRSGAQGLSRHSAWSDRQEVCEPPEVQEGSTSYYLTRNGHEWLVSSSNSYLILSSLGPHDLRKTCTWLSTFILLGLTGDPQMQLLIFLFLFVSYTLSITGNMTIIILTLVDSRLKTAMYFFLKHFSFLETFFTTVCIPRFLYSLSTGDKTISYDACVAQLFFVFLFGATEFFLLAAMSYDRYVAICKPLHYATIMNSRVCGWLVSCCWIAGWLVIFPPLCLGLKLEFCDSNIIDHFACDASPLLKISCSDTRFLGQMAVAPAVLTGIMTLLCVVMSYTCIIKTIIKFPSAQQKTKAFSTCSSHLIVVSLTFGSCIFIYVKPSAKDEVAINKCVSVLTTSVSPMLNPFIYTLRNKQVKRAFTDLIKRISLISKK, via the exons ATGCCGGGTTATCCCTTTATGACCTTGAACCTGGTGTTGAG GACGGCTCGGTGTCCTGGCCAGGCCggggcaggaggggagaaggCTTTCTCCATCGCTGGTGCTGTTCCTGCTACTGCCTCCCCGGCAAGGAGCGTCGCGCGCTCTCTTAGCGCCACCTGCCGGTTCGGCGGCATCAGGCCACACACACATTTCCGGACTCGATCTGGCGCCCAGGGGCTGAGCAGGCACAGCGCCTGGTCTGACCGCCAGGAGGTCTGTGAGCCCCCAGAGGTCCAGGAGG GATCCACAAGTTACTACTTGACAAGAAATGGTCATGAGTGGTTGGTCTCCTCCTCCAACTCCTAtctcattctttcttcccttgGCCCTCATGACCTCAGAA AAACATGTACATGGTTATCTACATTCATACTTCTGGGACTGACAGGTGATCCTCAAATGCAgcttctcatttttctatttctgtttgtctCCTACACGCTGAGTATAACTGGGAACATGACCATCATTATACTCACTTTGGTAGATTCTCGCCTTAAAACtgccatgtacttcttcctcaaacACTTCTCCTTTTTAGAAACCTTCTTCACTACGGTCTGCATCCCCAGGTTCCTATACAGCTTGTCAACTGGGGACAAAACTATCTCCTATGATGCTTGTGTGGctcaattattttttgtcttcctttttggaGCCACAGAATTTTTTCTCCTGGCCgccatgtcctatgaccgctacgtggccatctgcaaacccttACATTATGCGACCATCATGAACAGCAGAGTCTGTGGATGGCTTGTCAGCTGCTGCTGGATAGCGGGTTGGTTGGTCATATTTCCACCACTGTGCCTGGGCCTAAAGCTGGAATTCTGTGACTCTAATATCATTGATCATTTTGCCTGTGATGCTTCTCCTCTGCTGAAGATATCCTGTTCAGACACACGGTTCTTAGGACAGATGGCTGTGGCCCCTGCTGTGCTGACTGGCATCATGACACTTCTGTGTGTAGTTATGTCCTACACCTGCATCATCAAGACCATCATAAAGTTCCCTTCTGCCCAGCAAAAGACGAAGGCCTTCTCTACCTGCTCTTCTCACTTGATAGTGGTTTCTCTCACCTTTGGCAGTTGTATCTTCATCTACGTCAAACCTTCAGCAAAGGATGAAGTCGCAATTAATAAGTGTGTGTCCGTGCTCACTACTTCAGTTTCCCCCATGTTAAACCCATTTATTTATACCCTGAGGAACAAGCAAGTGAAACGAGCTTTCACAGACTTAATCAAAAGAATTTCATTGATCTCAAAGAAATAA